A window of the Cololabis saira isolate AMF1-May2022 chromosome 19, fColSai1.1, whole genome shotgun sequence genome harbors these coding sequences:
- the pgap3 gene encoding post-GPI attachment to proteins factor 3 translates to MLAPRCTSGRLPACWATAALLLLLSAGTVRSSQGDKEPVYRDCVKLCVRTNCTGARLRGFQSAQPQYMALTGWTCRDDCRYQCMWTTVGLYQAEGYRVPQFHGKWPFARFLCFEEPASALASLLNGLACLLMLLRYRSTVPRQSPMYHTINAFSLISLNAWLWSTVFHTRDTYLTEKMDYFCATAVILYSIYLCCVRTLGLRRPGVSSIVGVVLILVFTAHVSYLTFVSFDYGYNMAANATIGMVNLLWWLCWCWQNRRTLPYWWKCGLVVMLLHGLALLELLDFPPLLWVLDAHAVWHLSTIPVHFLFYSFLIDDSLYLLNTEKMGVKVE, encoded by the exons ATGCTGGCTCCCCGCTGCACATCTGGCCGGCTCCCCGCCTGCTGGGCCACCgccgcgctgctgctgctgctgtcggcGGGCACCGTGCGCTCCTCCCAGGGCGACAAGGAGCCGGTCTACCGGGACTGCGTGAAGCTGTGTGTCCGGACCAACTGCACCGGAGCCCGGCTGCGGGGCTTCCAGTCCGCGCAGCCGCAGTACATGGCGCTGACAG GTTGGACATGCCGTGATGATTGTCGTTATCAGTGCATGTGGACCACTGTGGGTCTTTACCAGGCAGAGGGGTACAGGGTCCCTCAGTTCCACGGCAAG TGGCCATTTGCGCGCTTCCTGTGTTTTGAGGAGCCGGCATCTGCGCTTGCATCTCTGCTCAATGGCTTGGCCTGCCTTCTCATGCTGCTGCGCTACCGGAGCACGGTGCCACGCCAGAGCCCCATGTATCACACCATCAACGCCTTCTCTTTG aTATCCCTGAATGCCTGGTTGTGGTCCACGGTATTTCACACCCGGGACACCTATCTCACTGAG AAAATGGACTATTTCTGTGCAACAGCAGTCATTCTTTACTCAATCTACCTTTGTTGTGTCAG AACTTTAGGTTTGAGGCGACCTGGGGTGTCCAGCATAGTGGGAGTCGTGCTCATCTTGGTCTTTACAGCGCACGTGTCCTACTTGACCTTTGTCAGTTTTGACTACGGCTACAACATGGCTGCCAACGCCACTATCG GCATGGTGAACCTGCTGTGGTGGCTGTGTTGGTGCTGGCAGAACCGCCGAACTCTCCCTTACTGGTGGAAGTGCGgcctggtggtgatgctgcttcatGGACTGgccctgctggagctgctggacttCCCCCCGCTGCTCTGGGTCTTAGATGCTCATGCAGTTTGGCACCTCAGCACCATCCCAGTGCACTTCCTTTTCTACAG TTTCCTCATCGATGACAGCCTGTACTTACTAAACACAGAGAAGATGGGGGTTAAAGTGGAGTAG